One Bacteriovorax sp. PP10 DNA segment encodes these proteins:
- a CDS encoding DUF444 family protein, whose protein sequence is MDHPIKRDHARFRKIVKGRIRDNLRKYVSKGEMPAPKGDGTFKIPMPSIDTPRFKFGDKNQGGMGQGNGEAGDPVDGQEGEGPGDGKEVGNQAGNKELEVDLSLEELASILGEELALPKIEPKGKKAMPSVTNKYTSIGMTGPNSLKHFKRTYREAMKRQMSSGTYDFNDPKVVPIKRDFRYRASDAKVEFENSAVVIYMMDVSGSMGDEQKEIVRTESFWINLWLKSQYKDIEVRYIIHDATAKEVDQETFFKTRESGGTLISSALKLCKEIIDADYDPSEWNIYPFHFSDGDNWSADDTKLCLEILDTHLLPASNVFCYGQVESRYGSGQFYKDLAGRYGEDDEKVILSKIKNKEAILDSIKDFLGKGK, encoded by the coding sequence CCCGAAAGGGGACGGTACCTTTAAAATACCGATGCCTTCAATCGATACGCCGAGATTTAAATTCGGTGATAAGAATCAAGGCGGAATGGGACAAGGAAACGGCGAAGCTGGAGATCCAGTTGATGGACAAGAAGGTGAAGGGCCCGGAGATGGAAAAGAAGTCGGGAATCAAGCTGGTAATAAAGAGCTTGAAGTCGATTTATCTCTAGAAGAACTTGCTTCAATTCTCGGAGAAGAGCTGGCACTTCCAAAGATTGAACCGAAAGGGAAGAAGGCCATGCCTTCTGTAACGAATAAGTACACGTCGATTGGGATGACAGGTCCAAACTCATTAAAACATTTTAAACGCACATACAGAGAAGCGATGAAGCGCCAGATGTCTTCTGGAACTTATGACTTCAATGACCCTAAGGTTGTTCCAATCAAGCGCGATTTTAGATACCGTGCTTCGGATGCGAAAGTTGAATTTGAAAATTCAGCTGTCGTAATCTACATGATGGACGTTTCTGGATCGATGGGTGACGAACAAAAAGAAATCGTTCGTACTGAATCTTTCTGGATCAACCTGTGGTTAAAAAGCCAGTATAAAGACATTGAAGTGAGATACATCATTCACGATGCGACGGCAAAAGAAGTGGATCAAGAAACTTTTTTCAAGACGCGCGAGAGCGGTGGGACACTTATTTCAAGTGCTCTTAAGCTGTGCAAAGAAATCATCGACGCCGACTACGACCCGAGTGAATGGAACATCTACCCGTTCCACTTTTCAGATGGGGATAACTGGTCAGCTGACGATACAAAACTATGTCTGGAAATTCTCGATACTCATCTTCTTCCTGCTTCGAACGTATTTTGTTACGGACAAGTAGAAAGTCGATATGGATCAGGACAATTTTATAAAGACCTTGCCGGAAGATATGGCGAGGACGATGAAAAAGTTATTTTATCGAAGATTAAAAACAAAGAAGCAATTCTTGATTCGATTAAAGATTTTCTAGGGAAAGGAAAATAA
- a CDS encoding SpoVR family protein yields MSRTKPLDGELLRIRDEIHGYALEFGLDFHEVRFEVCDYDTINILAAQGGFPSRYPHWRFGMDYDQLSKGYAYGLQKIYEMVINTNPCYAYLLNANHLVDQKIVMAHVYGHADFFKNNAWFANTDRNMMAVMANHGTKIRRYMEKYGQNRVEEFIDRVNSIENLIDVGTLFETTESRRQSDERMKVASEEIANQTDDRSNALKSFMRAKDRNQQGPVAPVEEAPNLRDKKVVSPRDVMYYILDNAPLEEWESDILGILRDEAYYFLPQRLTKIMNEGWASYWHSHIMTTRALKASEIIDYADHHAGVMAMSKQNINPYKIGIELYRDIEYRWNTGRFGKEYNECEDMAVKHSWNKDLGLGRQKIFDVRKTHNDVSFIDEFFTPEFCERQQLFTYKFNPRTGRNEIETRDFMDIKNKLLTQLSNFGSPVIEVESGNFQNRGELLLRHVHQGVDLDFGYASDTLRNLFALWKRPVNITSRQEDQNITLSFDGKEFKQVK; encoded by the coding sequence ATGTCTAGAACGAAACCATTGGATGGAGAGTTACTACGAATCAGAGATGAAATCCACGGCTACGCTTTGGAGTTCGGTCTTGATTTTCACGAAGTTCGCTTCGAGGTATGTGACTACGACACGATTAATATCCTTGCTGCTCAAGGTGGATTCCCATCTCGTTACCCGCACTGGCGTTTCGGAATGGATTACGATCAACTTTCAAAAGGCTATGCTTATGGTCTGCAAAAGATTTATGAGATGGTTATTAACACGAATCCTTGTTATGCCTACCTTCTAAATGCCAACCACCTTGTTGACCAGAAAATCGTTATGGCCCACGTTTATGGCCACGCGGATTTCTTCAAAAACAATGCATGGTTTGCCAACACTGATAGAAACATGATGGCCGTTATGGCCAACCACGGAACTAAAATCCGTCGTTACATGGAAAAATACGGACAAAATAGAGTCGAGGAATTCATCGACCGTGTGAACTCAATTGAAAACTTAATTGATGTTGGAACTCTTTTTGAGACAACGGAATCAAGAAGACAATCTGATGAGCGTATGAAAGTGGCAAGTGAAGAAATTGCCAATCAAACTGATGACAGATCAAATGCGCTGAAGTCTTTTATGCGTGCTAAAGATAGAAATCAACAAGGCCCAGTAGCGCCGGTTGAAGAAGCACCAAATCTTCGCGATAAAAAAGTGGTTTCACCTCGCGATGTTATGTACTACATCCTGGATAATGCTCCTCTTGAAGAATGGGAATCAGATATTCTTGGAATCCTTCGAGATGAAGCTTATTACTTCCTGCCTCAGCGTTTAACAAAAATTATGAACGAAGGTTGGGCAAGTTACTGGCACTCTCACATCATGACGACCAGAGCGCTTAAAGCATCTGAGATCATCGATTACGCCGATCACCACGCTGGTGTCATGGCGATGAGCAAACAAAACATCAACCCGTATAAAATCGGAATTGAGCTTTACAGAGATATCGAATACCGCTGGAACACAGGTCGTTTTGGAAAAGAATATAACGAATGTGAAGACATGGCCGTTAAACACAGCTGGAATAAAGACTTAGGTCTTGGAAGACAAAAAATCTTCGACGTAAGAAAAACTCACAATGATGTAAGCTTCATTGATGAATTCTTCACACCGGAATTCTGTGAACGCCAACAGCTATTCACGTACAAGTTTAATCCACGCACGGGTCGCAATGAAATTGAAACTCGCGACTTCATGGATATTAAAAATAAACTTCTGACTCAACTTTCTAACTTTGGATCTCCCGTGATTGAAGTTGAAAGCGGGAACTTCCAGAACCGTGGAGAGTTACTTCTTCGCCACGTTCACCAGGGAGTTGACCTTGATTTTGGGTACGCTTCAGATACACTGAGAAATCTTTTTGCATTATGGAAGAGACCAGTGAACATCACAAGCCGTCAGGAAGATCAAAACATCACATTAAGTTTTGATGGAAAAGAATTTAAACAAGTAAAATAA